In Anaerotignum faecicola, the following are encoded in one genomic region:
- a CDS encoding DNA polymerase III subunit alpha → MEPGLLNFTHLHVHTEYSLLDGSAKIKELVARVKELGMDSIAITDHGAMYGAVEFYKAAKEAGVKPIIGCEVYVAPESRFIKDNSRGGIYYHLVLLAETNEGYQNLIKLVSYGFLEGFYYKPRVDLELLRKYAKGLIAGSACLAGPVARAILTEGYEKAKETALLYDSIFGRGNFFLELQDHGIKEQKIVNEQLIRIHEETGIPMIATNDSHYIYKEDAAPHDILLCIQTGKTVNDENRMRYEGGQFYVKSPEEMYALFPYAKEALENTYKIAQRCNVEFTFHDLKLPKFDVPDGGDAAGYLRRLCRAGFEKRYPNADTELRERLEYELDTIENMGYVDYFLIVWDFIRYAKENGIIVGPGRGSAAGSVVSYCLDITTIDPVKYNLIFERFLNPERVSMPDIDVDFCYERRQEVIDYVIGKYGEDHVSQIITFGTLAARAAIKDVGRALAMPYADVDRVSKMIPFELNITIDKALEKNPELKSLYDGDEQARFLIDTSRRLEGLPRHASTHAAGVVICREPVMEYVPLNSNDGAVTTQYTMTILEELGILKMDFLGLRTLTVIQNAVNEIKRIHGIEIDIDHLPDDDQKVYELIRQGKTEGVFQLESPGMKSFMKELLPTRLEDLIAGISLYRPGPMEFIPKYVKGKNSGKNVQYTHPALESILEPTYGCIVYQEQVMQIVRDLAGYSLGRSDLVRRAMSKKKASVMAEERKNFVYGIEGEVPGCVKNGIPADVAEKIFDEMTDFAKYAFNKSHAACYAVVGYQTAWLKTYYPVEFMAALMTSVMDNSTKVSEYIVECKKMGIGLLPPDINEGFKEFSVSGGKIRFGLAAIKSVGRGAIDAIVNEREKNGAFKSLTDFLKRMDGRDINKRAVESFIKAGAFDGFGGARSQYMANYKSVLDGISNARKNNIEGQIDLFSFGMDGEVKEESSDDDFMPMEEYSQRDRLDMEKEVLGIYVSGHPLAEYEERLSRRVSVNTINFMAGENGEENPDRVKDGQKVTAGGLIADKTIKYTKNNKVMAFVQLEDMYGSVEVVVFPNVYNKYIGLLNIGNVILAEGSAQISEGEDGKLMADKIMDLNGEEKPKNDPWSKTLFLRAENGSQIESLAPLLKKYGGNIPVRIRNLETGQMLGTPKSSWVDGSDGLLRELKDIIGENNVVLKGRQ, encoded by the coding sequence ATGGAACCGGGATTATTAAATTTTACACATCTTCATGTACATACTGAATACAGCCTTCTTGACGGCTCGGCAAAGATAAAGGAACTTGTCGCCCGAGTGAAGGAGCTAGGCATGGACAGTATCGCCATAACGGATCACGGCGCGATGTACGGGGCGGTTGAATTTTACAAAGCGGCCAAGGAAGCGGGGGTTAAACCCATAATAGGCTGTGAGGTTTATGTCGCTCCCGAAAGCCGTTTTATAAAGGATAATTCACGTGGGGGGATATATTATCACCTCGTGCTTTTGGCTGAAACAAACGAGGGGTATCAAAACCTTATAAAACTTGTGTCATACGGTTTTCTTGAAGGTTTTTATTACAAGCCTAGGGTTGATTTGGAGCTTTTGAGGAAGTATGCCAAAGGCCTTATCGCCGGAAGCGCATGCCTTGCGGGGCCCGTTGCAAGGGCAATACTTACCGAAGGATACGAAAAAGCGAAGGAAACGGCGCTTTTATATGACAGTATATTCGGAAGGGGAAACTTTTTTCTTGAGCTTCAGGACCACGGCATAAAGGAGCAGAAAATTGTCAACGAGCAGCTCATCAGGATACATGAAGAAACAGGAATACCTATGATTGCCACAAACGACAGCCATTATATTTACAAAGAGGATGCGGCCCCGCACGATATACTGCTTTGTATACAGACCGGCAAAACCGTTAACGATGAAAACAGGATGCGTTACGAAGGCGGGCAGTTTTACGTTAAAAGCCCTGAAGAGATGTACGCGCTTTTTCCGTACGCCAAAGAAGCGTTGGAGAACACGTATAAAATAGCCCAAAGATGTAATGTGGAATTTACTTTCCACGACCTTAAACTTCCGAAATTCGACGTGCCGGACGGCGGGGATGCGGCCGGGTATTTGCGAAGGCTTTGCCGAGCCGGTTTTGAAAAAAGGTATCCCAACGCCGATACGGAGCTGAGGGAAAGGCTTGAATATGAACTTGACACAATAGAAAATATGGGGTATGTCGACTATTTCCTTATAGTCTGGGATTTTATACGATATGCTAAGGAAAACGGAATTATAGTAGGTCCCGGCAGGGGAAGCGCGGCGGGAAGCGTTGTAAGCTACTGCCTGGACATAACAACTATAGATCCGGTAAAGTATAACCTTATTTTTGAGCGTTTCCTAAATCCCGAACGTGTTTCAATGCCCGATATAGACGTTGACTTTTGCTATGAAAGGCGTCAGGAGGTTATCGATTATGTAATAGGCAAGTACGGCGAGGATCATGTTTCCCAGATAATAACATTCGGAACCCTTGCCGCGAGGGCGGCTATTAAAGACGTCGGACGGGCTTTGGCCATGCCTTATGCGGATGTTGACCGTGTTTCAAAAATGATACCTTTTGAACTTAATATAACCATAGACAAGGCGCTTGAAAAAAATCCGGAACTTAAAAGCCTGTATGACGGCGACGAACAGGCAAGGTTTCTGATAGATACAAGCCGACGCCTCGAAGGGCTGCCGCGGCATGCTTCTACACATGCGGCAGGCGTCGTAATCTGCCGCGAGCCGGTAATGGAATATGTTCCGCTCAACTCCAACGACGGAGCTGTCACAACGCAGTATACAATGACTATACTGGAAGAACTTGGCATACTTAAAATGGACTTTCTGGGGCTTAGGACGCTTACCGTTATACAGAATGCAGTTAATGAAATAAAACGTATCCACGGAATTGAAATTGATATAGATCATCTTCCGGACGACGATCAGAAGGTTTACGAGCTGATACGGCAGGGGAAAACGGAAGGCGTGTTCCAGCTTGAAAGCCCCGGCATGAAATCCTTTATGAAGGAACTTTTGCCTACGCGTCTGGAGGATTTAATAGCGGGCATTTCGCTTTACCGTCCGGGGCCGATGGAGTTTATACCGAAATATGTTAAAGGGAAAAACAGCGGAAAGAATGTGCAGTATACTCATCCCGCCCTTGAAAGTATACTTGAACCGACATACGGGTGTATAGTGTATCAGGAACAGGTTATGCAGATAGTCAGGGATTTGGCAGGATACAGCCTGGGCAGGAGCGATCTTGTGCGACGCGCCATGAGCAAAAAGAAAGCGTCCGTAATGGCCGAGGAGAGGAAAAACTTTGTTTACGGCATTGAAGGTGAAGTTCCGGGGTGCGTTAAAAACGGTATTCCGGCTGATGTGGCGGAAAAAATATTTGACGAAATGACGGATTTTGCAAAATATGCATTCAATAAGAGCCACGCCGCCTGCTATGCCGTTGTCGGCTATCAGACCGCATGGCTTAAAACGTACTATCCCGTAGAATTTATGGCGGCGCTTATGACAAGCGTTATGGATAATTCAACGAAAGTTTCCGAATATATAGTTGAATGTAAAAAAATGGGGATAGGTCTTTTGCCTCCCGATATAAACGAGGGATTTAAGGAATTTTCCGTTTCCGGCGGGAAAATACGTTTCGGCCTTGCGGCGATAAAAAGCGTCGGTCGTGGAGCTATAGACGCTATTGTAAACGAAAGGGAGAAAAACGGCGCGTTTAAAAGCCTTACCGACTTCCTCAAGAGAATGGACGGGCGCGATATTAACAAACGTGCTGTTGAAAGCTTTATAAAGGCCGGGGCTTTCGACGGATTCGGCGGCGCGAGGAGCCAGTATATGGCAAACTATAAAAGTGTGCTTGACGGTATATCCAATGCGAGGAAAAACAACATAGAAGGCCAGATAGACCTTTTTTCTTTCGGTATGGACGGAGAAGTTAAAGAAGAAAGCTCAGACGATGATTTTATGCCTATGGAGGAATATTCCCAAAGAGACAGGCTTGATATGGAAAAAGAAGTTCTCGGAATATATGTAAGCGGACATCCCCTTGCGGAATATGAAGAACGTCTCAGCCGCCGCGTAAGCGTAAATACCATAAACTTCATGGCCGGGGAAAACGGGGAAGAAAATCCCGACCGTGTGAAAGACGGCCAAAAAGTTACGGCCGGCGGCCTTATAGCGGATAAAACGATAAAATATACAAAGAATAATAAAGTTATGGCGTTTGTGCAGCTTGAGGATATGTACGGTAGCGTTGAAGTAGTTGTATTCCCAAACGTATATAATAAGTATATAGGGCTTTTAAATATTGGAAACGTCATACTTGCAGAGGGATCGGCGCAGATTTCAGAAGGCGAGGACGGAAAGCTTATGGCCGATAAGATAATGGATTTAAACGGCGAAGAAAAACCGAAGAACGATCCGTGGAGCAAAACGCTTTTTCTCAGGGCTGAAAACGGGAGCCAAATAGAGAGCTTAGCCCCTTTGCTTAAAAAGTACGGCGGCAATATACCCGTAAGGATACGGAATTTGGAAACTGGACAGATGCTGGGAACTCCGAAAAGCAGTTGGGTAGACGGCAGCGACGGACTTTTGCGCGAATTAAAGGATATAATCGGTGAAAACAACGTAGTTTTAAAAGGACGTCAGTAA
- a CDS encoding DMT family transporter — protein sequence MSNRTAKGHFFAFLCVLVWGTTFISTKLLLKELTPIEILFIRFALGFAALSVISPRIPKLKDSVSKWLFICAGISGITLYFLLENIALTYTLASNVGTIVSVVPFFTAIISCLVLKNEKLNVNFFIGFVAAITGIAILSYNGVSEFKLNPIGDLLALAAAAAWAVYTVALNAISSRGYGSIETTRFVFMIGLIFMIPALFIMDFSPDIKIILNLDILPKLLYLGFGASALCFVLWSRAVNLIGPLKASMYIYASPVITVITSAAILGEKITPLSAAGVALALIGLIIGEKGRKHEQCKNT from the coding sequence ATGAGCAACCGTACGGCAAAAGGCCACTTTTTCGCATTTCTCTGCGTACTTGTATGGGGCACTACTTTTATTTCAACTAAACTGCTGTTAAAAGAACTTACCCCGATTGAAATTCTTTTTATACGTTTTGCACTGGGATTTGCCGCGCTTTCGGTTATTTCTCCCAGAATTCCGAAACTAAAAGACAGCGTTTCAAAATGGCTTTTCATATGCGCCGGAATATCCGGCATAACCCTCTATTTCCTTTTGGAAAATATAGCTTTGACATATACTCTTGCTTCAAACGTAGGCACTATAGTTTCAGTCGTGCCATTTTTTACAGCCATTATATCATGCCTTGTACTAAAAAACGAGAAGCTTAACGTAAATTTTTTTATCGGATTTGTCGCCGCAATAACTGGAATAGCAATTTTAAGTTATAACGGCGTTTCTGAATTTAAGCTTAATCCTATAGGCGATCTGCTTGCCCTCGCCGCGGCGGCGGCATGGGCAGTCTATACTGTTGCGCTTAACGCCATAAGTTCACGCGGGTACGGTTCAATCGAAACTACCCGTTTTGTGTTTATGATAGGGCTTATATTTATGATACCGGCGCTTTTTATAATGGACTTCAGCCCGGATATTAAAATCATTTTGAATCTTGATATACTTCCAAAACTTCTGTACCTTGGCTTCGGCGCATCCGCGCTGTGCTTTGTGCTGTGGAGCAGGGCAGTCAATTTAATAGGCCCCTTAAAAGCAAGCATGTATATATACGCTTCACCTGTTATAACAGTTATAACAAGCGCGGCAATACTGGGTGAAAAAATAACGCCCCTTTCGGCGGCCGGAGTTGCGCTTGCGCTTATAGGCCTTATAATCGGAGAAAAAGGCAGAAAGCATGAACAATGTAAAAATACATAA
- a CDS encoding MATE family efflux transporter produces MKTTSMTEGNILKQILLFTFPLLLGNIFQQLYNTVDVIVVGRYVGKEALAAVGASSPIITMLVGFFTGLSTGASAVIAQFYGSGDVIKLRRAIHTSFFLTIILSVLFTIIGVLGSPYILELIDVPPEVFTDAVVYLRIYFFGIAGVLIYNMTAAVLRAVGDSKRPLYFLCFASLLNVVLDIVFVVVLGMGISGVAWATFISQALSAALCVILLIKTDGLVLKEIKNTPEISRMILAIGFPGGLQQLVTAFSNVMVQAYINQFGAAAIAGYSAYLKIDSFYILPMQSISLALVTYVGQNAGAGKIRRAREGVKISAVIAVIFNISTCVLALMFGAQILSIFSPDPEVIEYGNICIKMLMPLYFTLTIALVYAGAMRGFGEAVVPMMVMIGGFVVLRQIYLFAVSKIDFSFAMVQVCYPFTWVFTAIFMYAFYKKGKWSKKFNQIEEKEEILGKN; encoded by the coding sequence GTGAAAACAACTTCAATGACGGAAGGGAATATATTGAAGCAGATACTGCTTTTTACGTTTCCGCTTCTGTTAGGCAACATTTTTCAGCAGCTTTATAATACGGTAGACGTTATAGTCGTAGGCCGTTATGTCGGAAAAGAGGCTTTGGCGGCCGTAGGAGCTTCGTCGCCGATTATAACGATGCTTGTCGGTTTTTTTACGGGACTTTCCACAGGCGCAAGCGCGGTAATAGCGCAGTTTTACGGTTCCGGCGACGTTATCAAGCTGCGCCGTGCAATACACACGTCGTTTTTTCTGACCATTATACTCAGCGTACTTTTTACAATAATAGGCGTTTTGGGCTCGCCGTATATTTTGGAGCTTATAGATGTGCCGCCGGAGGTTTTTACGGACGCTGTGGTTTACCTTAGGATATACTTTTTCGGAATTGCCGGAGTGCTGATTTATAACATGACGGCGGCTGTATTGAGGGCTGTCGGCGATTCTAAAAGGCCGCTTTATTTTTTGTGTTTCGCATCGCTTTTGAACGTTGTGCTGGATATAGTTTTTGTCGTAGTGTTAGGCATGGGAATTTCAGGCGTTGCATGGGCCACGTTCATATCCCAGGCGCTTTCGGCGGCTTTGTGCGTTATTCTGCTTATTAAAACAGACGGCCTTGTCCTGAAAGAAATAAAAAATACTCCGGAAATCTCGAGGATGATACTGGCTATAGGTTTCCCGGGGGGATTACAGCAGCTTGTAACGGCTTTTTCAAACGTAATGGTACAGGCGTATATTAACCAGTTCGGCGCGGCGGCGATAGCCGGATACAGCGCATACCTTAAAATAGACAGTTTTTATATTCTGCCCATGCAGAGTATATCGTTGGCGCTTGTAACGTATGTTGGGCAGAACGCCGGGGCCGGAAAAATACGGCGCGCACGGGAAGGGGTTAAAATATCGGCTGTAATCGCGGTTATATTTAATATTTCCACATGCGTGCTTGCGCTTATGTTCGGGGCTCAGATCCTTTCTATTTTTTCTCCCGACCCTGAGGTTATAGAGTACGGCAATATATGTATAAAAATGCTGATGCCGCTTTATTTTACGCTTACGATTGCTCTTGTTTATGCGGGCGCTATGCGCGGTTTCGGAGAGGCCGTTGTTCCTATGATGGTAATGATAGGCGGATTTGTAGTTTTGCGCCAGATTTATCTTTTTGCAGTTTCAAAAATAGATTTTTCCTTTGCAATGGTTCAGGTATGCTATCCGTTTACATGGGTGTTTACGGCAATTTTTATGTATGCGTTTTATAAAAAGGGAAAATGGTCTAAAAAATTTAATCAAATAGAGGAAAAAGAGGAAATTCTTGGAAAAAACTGA